The following proteins come from a genomic window of Brevibacillus antibioticus:
- a CDS encoding MFS transporter — protein sequence MNAHDKAFRRFLIIWSGQLLSAIGSGLTAFALGVFVFQQTHSTMSYSFIILFSFLPSFLLLPFSGVLADRFDRKKMMIIGDIGSIAGILFILLVMLSGHMELWHIYLGVGISAISAAILNPAFKATVSDLVSEEMYSQASGLIQLANSAQYLISPLVAGFLLSAFDIQLVLLIDIITFLLAVGAVLLIMKHDATPQKHERQSFFREMSEAFRYLLSKKGVFSLVLLMSVVCFYIGLLQSLLGPMMLTLTDSKTLGIALSASASGMLVSSLLIGLFGMGKSKVFMLSFSLALAGLFYALMGVFTSVWLIMVFGFLFFITLPFVNTSLEVLIRTNVENERQGRVWSMITAISQIGFVLAFGSAGFLADHVFNPLFDPDQFLGQTVGQVIGTGAGRGIGFLFILSGVLVALLGIVIGRVRKIRDLEGITLKGNHSHK from the coding sequence ATGAACGCTCATGATAAAGCCTTTCGCAGATTTCTAATCATTTGGTCAGGACAGCTGCTTTCCGCTATCGGTAGTGGACTTACCGCTTTTGCCTTGGGTGTCTTTGTTTTTCAACAGACCCACTCTACCATGAGCTATTCGTTCATCATTCTCTTCTCTTTTCTCCCCTCCTTCCTTTTACTCCCCTTTAGCGGGGTGCTGGCAGACAGATTTGACCGCAAGAAAATGATGATCATTGGCGATATCGGTTCCATAGCTGGTATCTTGTTCATCTTGCTTGTCATGCTATCCGGGCATATGGAATTATGGCACATTTATTTGGGGGTCGGCATCAGCGCGATCTCTGCCGCTATTCTAAACCCAGCCTTTAAAGCAACCGTCTCCGATCTGGTTTCGGAAGAGATGTACTCACAGGCAAGTGGGCTCATTCAACTGGCAAATTCAGCTCAATATCTGATTTCCCCACTGGTTGCAGGGTTTCTTCTCAGTGCTTTTGATATCCAGCTCGTCTTGCTCATCGATATAATAACCTTCCTTCTAGCTGTCGGCGCCGTACTGCTGATTATGAAACACGATGCCACTCCTCAGAAACATGAAAGACAAAGCTTTTTTCGCGAAATGTCTGAAGCCTTCCGCTATCTCCTTTCAAAGAAAGGCGTTTTCTCGTTAGTTTTGTTAATGTCTGTCGTGTGCTTTTACATCGGGCTGCTGCAATCGCTTTTGGGGCCTATGATGCTGACATTAACTGATTCCAAGACGCTCGGTATTGCTCTCTCTGCATCTGCATCGGGCATGCTCGTCAGCAGCCTTTTAATCGGACTTTTCGGTATGGGAAAGAGCAAAGTGTTCATGCTGTCCTTCTCTCTCGCACTTGCTGGCTTATTTTATGCCCTGATGGGTGTGTTTACTTCCGTTTGGCTGATTATGGTTTTTGGCTTCCTCTTTTTCATCACGCTTCCCTTTGTAAACACAAGCCTCGAGGTTCTCATCCGAACGAACGTCGAGAATGAACGGCAAGGCAGAGTGTGGTCGATGATCACGGCTATTTCGCAAATCGGGTTCGTACTGGCATTTGGGTCGGCGGGATTTTTGGCGGATCATGTATTTAATCCGTTGTTTGATCCAGATCAATTTCTAGGGCAAACGGTCGGTCAGGTCATCGGAACGGGGGCGGGCAGAGGAATTGGGTTTTTGTTTATTCTCTCTGGCGTACTTGTGGCGCTCCTGGGAATCGTAATCGGGCGTGTGAGGAAAATACGGGATTTGGAAGGAATAACACTGAAAGGTAACCATTCGCACAAATAA
- a CDS encoding copper amine oxidase N-terminal domain-containing protein, with translation MKKVISTSLVAILLATSVPAALAADLESKGKGSGKPEVKAEAKDKSKETSVKESDTATDSDDENSTEASTESNIKDVKLKKQLIELRQELKHTAEITEDQKAKYEQLVADLEKTTDKHGALDVQLELLQRTYQKGDHTPFKKLGELLEKTGSTEVKAFVDGQQVKADVAPFVQGGRALVPVRAISSALKAEVNWKPETRSVEITRGEKSITLYLDKKEATVDGKTISLDTTPVLKNGRVFLPLRFISEQLNAKVEWQEEGKIVIIDDLQAPKESEQDTDANDTSAK, from the coding sequence ATGAAAAAAGTGATATCTACTTCGTTGGTTGCTATTCTACTCGCAACCAGTGTACCTGCTGCTCTGGCGGCTGACCTGGAAAGCAAAGGAAAAGGAAGCGGTAAACCCGAAGTAAAGGCAGAAGCAAAAGATAAATCGAAAGAAACTTCTGTCAAAGAATCTGATACCGCTACAGATAGCGACGATGAGAACTCAACCGAAGCTAGCACAGAATCCAACATCAAAGACGTAAAGTTGAAAAAACAGCTAATCGAGCTTCGCCAAGAGCTCAAGCATACGGCTGAAATCACGGAAGATCAAAAAGCGAAATACGAGCAACTGGTAGCTGATCTGGAAAAAACCACTGACAAACATGGAGCTTTGGACGTACAGCTTGAGCTACTTCAGCGCACGTACCAAAAAGGAGACCACACACCTTTCAAAAAGCTTGGAGAACTCCTTGAGAAGACAGGCTCGACAGAAGTGAAAGCATTCGTAGATGGACAACAGGTAAAAGCTGACGTGGCACCGTTTGTACAAGGTGGAAGAGCGTTGGTGCCTGTACGTGCTATCAGTTCCGCATTGAAAGCGGAAGTGAACTGGAAGCCAGAGACTCGTAGCGTAGAAATTACGCGTGGCGAAAAATCTATCACGCTGTACCTCGATAAAAAAGAAGCAACTGTAGATGGGAAAACCATTTCTCTGGACACTACACCTGTCCTGAAAAATGGACGTGTATTCCTGCCTCTTCGCTTCATCAGTGAACAACTGAACGCGAAAGTAGAATGGCAAGAAGAAGGCAAAATCGTCATCATTGACGACCTTCAAGCCCCTAAAGAATCCGAGCAGGATACAGACGCCAACGATACATCTGCAAAGTAA
- a CDS encoding radical SAM/SPASM domain-containing protein, whose product MKTFKKVYIEITSVCNLACTFCPPTERSKSFIKVEDFAKRLDEIKPHTDYIYLHVKGEPLLHPKIDELLDISHEKGFKVNITTNGTLIAKNRHKLLGKPALRQMNFSLHSFDGHIGSTDREGYLREILSFVREAQEHQVIFSFRLWNLTQDNVTNIQKSKNRQTLEMIEKEFGLDYRIEEKVVAGSGVKIDDRVYLNQDYEFQWPSLTAPEDDGKGFCHGLRTQAAILENGTVVPCCLDGEGVINLGNINQTSFTDIVDGERANNLIEGFSRREAVEELCRRCGYRQRFGA is encoded by the coding sequence TTGAAAACATTTAAGAAAGTCTATATAGAAATCACCAGCGTTTGCAATCTCGCCTGTACCTTTTGTCCGCCAACAGAGCGTAGTAAAAGTTTTATTAAAGTAGAAGACTTTGCGAAAAGACTGGATGAGATCAAACCGCACACCGATTACATTTACCTGCACGTCAAAGGGGAACCGCTTCTGCATCCCAAAATTGATGAGCTACTCGATATCAGTCATGAGAAAGGCTTCAAGGTTAATATCACCACAAATGGAACGCTGATCGCGAAAAATCGGCATAAATTGCTGGGCAAGCCTGCGCTCCGACAAATGAACTTCTCGCTTCACAGCTTTGACGGACATATTGGCTCAACCGACCGCGAAGGTTATTTGCGGGAAATTCTGTCCTTTGTTCGGGAAGCTCAGGAGCATCAAGTGATTTTTTCTTTCCGTCTGTGGAATTTGACGCAGGATAACGTCACGAACATTCAAAAGAGTAAAAACCGCCAGACGCTCGAAATGATTGAGAAAGAGTTTGGGCTGGACTATCGAATTGAAGAGAAAGTAGTGGCAGGCAGTGGGGTAAAAATCGATGACCGCGTTTATTTGAACCAAGATTACGAATTCCAATGGCCGAGTCTAACAGCGCCTGAAGATGACGGAAAAGGCTTTTGCCATGGACTGCGCACACAAGCGGCGATTCTCGAAAATGGAACCGTTGTGCCGTGTTGTCTCGATGGGGAAGGGGTTATTAATCTAGGGAACATCAATCAGACCTCGTTTACTGATATTGTGGATGGTGAACGAGCCAATAATCTGATAGAAGGATTTTCTCGCAGGGAAGCTGTCGAGGAATTATGTAGAAGATGCGGGTACCGCCAGAGGTTTGGAGCGTAG
- a CDS encoding GNAT family N-acetyltransferase, giving the protein MNVDVLFNQFPILKSDRFTLKKIEEQHLDEVFEIYSNDNVFTYCGIIPKHNKATVKNMIGHFERDYLKKSKIKWGIFANDNPDHLLGIMEAFDFHQKVNMVTIGYFLSEAHWGKGIAAEAVHILLSFLFMDANVNRIQAEVMPANEPSKKVLLKNGFMKEGTLRQATLWSGKGIVDVEIYGMLKEDYEKGRGQAALAKPLA; this is encoded by the coding sequence ATGAACGTTGACGTGCTTTTTAACCAGTTTCCCATTTTAAAATCAGATCGTTTCACCTTGAAGAAAATCGAAGAGCAGCATTTGGACGAAGTATTTGAAATCTACAGCAATGACAACGTATTTACTTACTGCGGCATTATCCCCAAGCATAATAAAGCGACAGTGAAAAACATGATCGGGCATTTTGAGAGAGACTATTTGAAAAAATCCAAGATCAAATGGGGGATATTCGCCAATGATAACCCCGATCACTTGCTTGGCATTATGGAAGCTTTCGACTTTCATCAAAAGGTAAACATGGTGACCATTGGCTACTTCTTGTCCGAAGCGCATTGGGGAAAAGGGATTGCGGCGGAAGCGGTACACATCCTGCTTTCATTTTTGTTCATGGATGCCAATGTTAACCGAATACAGGCAGAAGTGATGCCTGCGAATGAGCCCTCCAAGAAAGTATTGTTGAAGAATGGCTTCATGAAGGAAGGAACGCTTAGACAAGCTACGCTATGGTCGGGCAAAGGGATTGTGGATGTAGAGATATACGGAATGCTAAAAGAGGACTATGAAAAAGGAAGGGGGCAAGCTGCATTGGCAAAGCCCCTGGCATGA
- a CDS encoding CPBP family intramembrane glutamic endopeptidase produces the protein MKHVLLFLGPTIMIFLGLQVMSSVPVTFLLFYGWLFVVPLLDMIVLKRNTWRDTFRQMGLGINRPNMYHGILTGLLFFLTMVLAGYFFHSFLFDKDDLQKLLVQWNFSGNLVVWLILVLLVINPFLEEIYWRGYLFKKLERKLTKRTMILLTSLFYSLYHFLSIIPLFSWPYNFAMILPVFLAGMIWGYMRDRSKSLMGSIVSHILADSGIMSVYLLFLK, from the coding sequence ATGAAGCATGTTCTGTTATTTCTAGGGCCAACGATCATGATCTTTTTAGGTTTACAAGTCATGAGTAGCGTGCCAGTCACGTTTCTGCTTTTTTACGGGTGGCTGTTTGTGGTTCCGCTTTTGGACATGATCGTTTTGAAAAGAAACACCTGGCGGGACACATTCAGGCAAATGGGATTAGGAATCAACCGCCCTAATATGTATCACGGCATTTTGACTGGACTTCTTTTCTTTCTCACCATGGTTCTTGCGGGATATTTCTTTCACAGCTTTTTGTTTGATAAGGATGATCTGCAAAAATTATTGGTACAATGGAATTTCTCAGGCAATCTTGTCGTTTGGCTCATCCTTGTTTTGTTAGTGATCAACCCGTTTCTTGAGGAAATCTACTGGAGAGGATATTTATTTAAAAAGCTGGAAAGAAAGCTGACGAAGCGAACCATGATTTTGCTGACGTCATTGTTTTACAGTCTGTATCATTTTCTTTCCATCATTCCTTTGTTTAGCTGGCCGTATAATTTTGCGATGATTTTGCCAGTCTTTTTGGCGGGAATGATTTGGGGATATATGCGAGATAGGAGCAAATCGTTGATGGGATCGATCGTCAGTCATATCCTTGCAGATTCAGGGATCATGTCTGTCTATCTCCTATTCTTGAAATGA
- a CDS encoding NupC/NupG family nucleoside CNT transporter, with the protein MQYIWGVLGILGIFLIAIAFSKNRRAINPRTVIGAFAIQFIFALVVLKWDFGKKLLEFLASIVQSIIDSTNAGIQFLFGGILGAQNAGFTFALQVLPIIIFFSSLISVLYYLGIMQWATKIIGGFLSRVLKTSETESMSASANIFLGPIEAPLVVKPYIEKMTKSELFAVMTGGLACVSGSVIGGYAMLGVPIEYLLAAAFMGAPGGLLLAKLMMPETEQPHRKERVEVMKDTESRNVIDAAARGASDGLKVAAGVGALLLAFISLIFLLNSIIGWLGGLVGIEALTLEHILGYLFAPIAFMIGVPWEEALKAGSFIGQKIVLNEFVAYTAFAPEIANLSQKSVVIISFALCGFANLAALAMVIGGLGGFAPSRRSDLAEMGLRAVVAATLANLLSAAIAGMLI; encoded by the coding sequence ATGCAATACATTTGGGGAGTTCTCGGCATTCTGGGAATTTTTTTGATAGCCATTGCGTTTTCGAAAAATCGGAGAGCGATCAATCCGAGAACGGTCATTGGTGCGTTTGCGATTCAGTTTATTTTTGCTTTGGTCGTACTGAAATGGGATTTTGGGAAAAAGCTTCTGGAGTTCTTGGCGTCGATTGTACAAAGCATCATTGATTCGACGAATGCCGGAATTCAGTTCTTGTTTGGCGGGATACTGGGTGCACAGAACGCAGGCTTTACGTTTGCCCTGCAAGTATTACCGATCATTATTTTCTTCTCTTCCTTAATTTCGGTCCTGTATTATCTCGGAATCATGCAGTGGGCGACGAAAATCATCGGTGGATTTTTGTCTCGGGTGCTTAAAACGAGCGAAACCGAATCCATGTCGGCCTCTGCAAATATTTTCTTGGGTCCAATTGAGGCACCACTCGTCGTAAAGCCTTATATTGAGAAAATGACCAAGTCCGAGCTGTTTGCGGTAATGACAGGTGGACTGGCGTGCGTTTCGGGCTCGGTGATCGGTGGGTATGCGATGCTTGGTGTTCCGATTGAGTATTTGCTGGCCGCAGCATTCATGGGAGCGCCGGGTGGTCTGTTGCTTGCGAAATTGATGATGCCAGAAACAGAACAGCCACACAGAAAGGAACGCGTGGAAGTCATGAAAGATACGGAGTCCAGAAACGTCATTGACGCGGCTGCACGCGGAGCTTCGGACGGGCTAAAAGTGGCTGCTGGTGTCGGTGCGCTGTTACTCGCGTTTATCTCGTTGATTTTCTTGCTGAACTCGATTATTGGCTGGCTTGGCGGGTTAGTGGGAATAGAAGCGTTGACGCTTGAGCACATTTTAGGCTACCTGTTCGCGCCGATTGCCTTTATGATCGGGGTTCCATGGGAGGAAGCTCTAAAAGCCGGTTCTTTCATCGGGCAAAAGATTGTCCTCAACGAATTTGTTGCATACACGGCTTTTGCACCTGAGATTGCGAATTTGTCGCAAAAAAGTGTGGTGATCATCAGCTTCGCCCTTTGCGGCTTTGCTAATCTGGCTGCGCTGGCTATGGTCATTGGTGGCTTGGGTGGATTTGCTCCGTCAAGAAGATCAGACCTTGCGGAAATGGGCTTGCGTGCAGTAGTTGCGGCAACCTTAGCGAATCTGTTGAGCGCAGCGATTGCGGGGATGCTTATTTAG
- the trpB gene encoding tryptophan synthase subunit beta, translating into MSLTEQTKKGYFGEFGGSFVPPQLQEVLDYLAEQFERYKDDEEFIEEYRYYLKEYIGRENPLTFARHLTAKLGGAKIYLKREDLNHTGAHKINNVIGQILLAKRMGAQRIIAETGAGQHGVATATVCAMFGMECVIYMGAEDTKRQALNVFRMELLGAKVVAVSKGQGRLKDAVDEALNDLVQNYQNTFYLLGSAVGPHPFPTMVKYFQSIISEESKRQILEKEGRLPDAVIAAVGGGSNAIGAFAHYIEEPSVRLIGIEPDQAPTLTKGVPAVIHGFKCLVLLDENGEPQKTYSIAAGLDYPGIGPEHSQLKVSGRAEYYTVTNEEVLAAFQELSRTEGIIPALESAHAIAYALQLAPTLSPEQILIVNLSGRGDKDVEQVFHLLNK; encoded by the coding sequence ATGTCATTGACAGAACAGACAAAAAAGGGATATTTCGGAGAGTTCGGAGGAAGCTTCGTACCTCCACAACTGCAGGAAGTATTGGACTATTTGGCTGAACAGTTCGAAAGGTATAAAGATGACGAGGAATTTATCGAAGAGTACAGGTATTATCTGAAAGAATATATAGGCCGTGAGAACCCGTTGACGTTTGCTCGCCATTTAACAGCAAAACTGGGCGGTGCCAAAATTTATCTAAAGCGGGAGGATTTAAACCATACCGGCGCCCACAAGATCAATAATGTCATCGGGCAAATCCTTCTGGCAAAGCGAATGGGTGCACAGCGTATTATTGCCGAGACGGGTGCAGGACAGCATGGAGTTGCTACCGCGACTGTTTGTGCAATGTTTGGCATGGAATGCGTGATCTATATGGGCGCGGAGGATACGAAAAGGCAAGCATTAAATGTATTTCGAATGGAGCTTTTAGGGGCAAAAGTGGTAGCCGTGTCCAAAGGGCAAGGAAGATTGAAGGATGCGGTTGATGAAGCGCTAAATGATTTAGTTCAAAACTATCAGAACACGTTCTATCTATTGGGATCTGCGGTTGGTCCGCATCCATTCCCTACGATGGTAAAGTATTTCCAATCGATTATCAGTGAAGAATCCAAGCGACAAATTTTAGAAAAAGAAGGTCGCTTGCCGGATGCGGTTATCGCTGCTGTTGGCGGTGGCAGTAACGCGATTGGAGCTTTTGCTCATTATATAGAGGAACCATCTGTTCGTCTGATTGGTATTGAGCCTGATCAGGCACCTACCTTGACCAAAGGGGTTCCAGCCGTCATTCACGGTTTCAAATGCCTCGTATTGCTGGACGAAAATGGAGAGCCTCAAAAAACGTACTCGATTGCGGCTGGATTGGATTATCCTGGAATCGGCCCGGAGCATAGCCAGTTAAAAGTAAGTGGACGCGCGGAATACTACACAGTGACGAATGAAGAAGTGTTGGCGGCTTTTCAAGAACTATCGAGGACAGAAGGGATCATTCCCGCCTTGGAAAGCGCTCATGCCATTGCATATGCCTTGCAGTTGGCTCCCACTCTGTCCCCGGAGCAGATCCTGATTGTTAATCTTTCAGGACGTGGTGACAAAGACGTAGAGCAAGTTTTCCATCTGTTAAACAAATAA
- a CDS encoding esterase-like activity of phytase family protein translates to MKIHFQKKSLLIATITALSLIGTQGAGATQNVTGAPVVAEIHEWKNPPALAEGIKEGGFSGLVHLPNDPPSIFYTLADRGPNGQYGKDELRTFPDPNYTPRMYKIKVENGNIHVLETIKLHLPEGKINVFTKNAYISGLPNLAGPDEVPYDVTGTKKLSYDPDGLDLEGIAYNPVDDTFWLSDEYRPSIIQVKRDGTILGRYVPKGSKEALLAAGAKMEIFDTLPAIYSKRIANRGFEGVTISPDGKFLYTSIQSPMAVPDKKTGEASRNLRILKMDLATKKVVGEYMYIAENAKDFVKVKQKDVVISDLAALSQDVLLIDERDKNAGADAQLKRIYKADFSKATNLLGTSTSERDFEKLTVAQVKEQGIVPVSKELVVDVAKLNYPHEKLEGLAIVDKNTIAIVNDNDFGVDGYDEKGKIKINSNPTQMYVIKVGKDFK, encoded by the coding sequence ATGAAGATTCACTTTCAAAAGAAAAGCTTGCTGATCGCAACAATCACGGCTCTATCCTTGATCGGAACACAAGGAGCAGGTGCAACTCAAAATGTAACGGGAGCACCCGTTGTAGCCGAAATTCACGAATGGAAAAATCCTCCTGCACTCGCTGAGGGTATTAAAGAAGGCGGCTTCTCCGGTCTGGTGCATCTCCCTAATGATCCTCCTTCTATCTTTTATACATTGGCAGACCGTGGACCAAATGGTCAATACGGCAAGGACGAACTGCGTACATTCCCTGACCCAAACTACACACCACGCATGTACAAAATAAAGGTGGAGAACGGGAACATTCACGTTTTGGAAACCATCAAGCTGCATTTGCCAGAGGGCAAAATCAACGTTTTTACGAAAAATGCATATATCAGTGGATTGCCGAACCTCGCTGGCCCTGATGAAGTTCCCTACGATGTAACGGGAACCAAAAAGCTTAGTTACGATCCAGACGGTTTGGATTTGGAAGGCATCGCTTACAACCCGGTCGACGATACCTTTTGGTTATCCGACGAATACCGCCCATCCATCATTCAAGTAAAACGTGACGGCACAATCCTGGGCCGCTATGTACCAAAGGGCAGCAAAGAAGCCTTGCTTGCAGCAGGCGCAAAGATGGAGATTTTTGATACGTTGCCAGCCATCTATTCCAAACGCATAGCAAACCGTGGCTTCGAAGGTGTCACCATCTCGCCAGACGGCAAGTTCTTGTATACTTCGATCCAAAGTCCGATGGCAGTCCCTGATAAAAAGACAGGCGAGGCTTCCCGTAATTTGCGCATTTTAAAGATGGATCTCGCCACCAAAAAAGTCGTAGGCGAGTACATGTACATCGCAGAGAACGCGAAAGATTTCGTGAAAGTGAAACAAAAAGACGTCGTGATCAGTGACTTGGCTGCACTCAGTCAGGATGTTTTACTGATTGACGAGCGAGACAAAAATGCCGGTGCAGACGCACAGCTTAAGCGTATTTACAAAGCCGATTTTTCGAAAGCAACCAATTTACTCGGTACGTCAACAAGTGAGCGTGACTTTGAGAAGCTCACCGTTGCCCAAGTGAAAGAGCAAGGAATTGTGCCTGTTTCCAAGGAATTGGTGGTGGATGTAGCCAAGCTGAACTATCCGCATGAAAAGCTGGAAGGACTAGCGATTGTGGATAAAAACACGATTGCCATTGTGAATGACAATGATTTCGGCGTAGATGGCTATGACGAGAAGGGCAAGATTAAAATTAATAGCAATCCTACGCAGATGTATGTGATTAAAGTGGGTAAGGATTTTAAATAA
- a CDS encoding SMI1/KNR4 family protein, which produces MGIPNHVTFECCTEKIDIQDIKEVEAALGVRFPKDFVECMLENNEGCPIPCVFDSEEVEGKVFNAFYSLSRKVGGYHILTAHENVKGCVPEGVIPIGYDAAGNYICFDYSNGRHAEPIVVFVEHEFLISEEDLDEGDLEEKSLEEWQREAISRVAETFTEFLSKLYEGEDE; this is translated from the coding sequence ATGGGAATTCCAAATCATGTAACATTTGAATGCTGCACAGAAAAGATAGACATTCAAGATATCAAAGAAGTAGAAGCTGCGCTGGGCGTACGATTTCCCAAAGATTTTGTAGAGTGTATGCTTGAGAATAATGAGGGGTGTCCTATTCCTTGTGTCTTTGATTCCGAGGAAGTAGAAGGTAAAGTATTTAATGCATTCTACAGCCTAAGTAGGAAGGTTGGGGGGTACCATATCTTAACAGCACATGAGAATGTTAAGGGTTGTGTACCCGAAGGAGTGATCCCAATCGGATATGATGCTGCCGGTAATTACATTTGCTTTGACTATAGTAACGGACGGCATGCTGAACCAATCGTTGTTTTCGTAGAACACGAATTCTTGATCTCCGAGGAAGACTTGGATGAGGGTGACCTAGAAGAAAAATCATTGGAAGAATGGCAAAGAGAAGCAATTAGCCGAGTGGCTGAAACATTTACAGAATTTTTATCGAAGCTGTATGAAGGGGAAGATGAGTAA
- a CDS encoding HEAT repeat domain-containing protein: MNNIVIKNEFPPNFEELKKAANRTSNWRERLEAVEELGQWKHEETMKLLMRIMENDTVYKVQEAAFQKLKAFGEGARLPAQKKGDLIKGATKALVRIKKSLPKGHTLEEFKEKLQKMRSDIYDTYEGEKGADFDQWLENTWASL, from the coding sequence ATGAATAATATTGTAATCAAAAATGAGTTTCCTCCGAATTTTGAGGAATTAAAAAAGGCTGCCAATCGAACGTCTAATTGGAGAGAGCGTTTAGAGGCTGTTGAAGAATTAGGGCAGTGGAAGCATGAAGAAACAATGAAATTACTAATGAGAATCATGGAAAACGATACGGTATACAAAGTGCAAGAGGCTGCTTTTCAAAAACTGAAAGCATTTGGGGAAGGTGCTCGGTTACCTGCTCAGAAAAAAGGCGACTTGATCAAAGGCGCAACGAAAGCTTTGGTAAGAATTAAGAAAAGCTTGCCAAAAGGTCATACGCTCGAGGAATTCAAAGAGAAACTGCAAAAAATGAGAAGCGATATCTATGATACGTACGAGGGAGAAAAAGGTGCTGATTTTGATCAGTGGCTGGAAAACACCTGGGCGTCGTTATAG
- a CDS encoding macrolide family glycosyltransferase produces the protein MARVLYVTIPADGHVNPTLGLVKQLVDNGEEVVYMCSEEYRDRLAQTGAQFRAYQSEEQVSRDLGFNPTEFKHPLHFTDFMLRGIIEPCIPKILRQIENESFDYLIFDSLFGWGGAILGERLGIPTICSVTNLAFAEPLSHIVEVFDASDAVDVDALYERVTQTAQSIARVCNVAVPAIEDITRQYGDMKIVFTSREFQPDADKLDDSYIFTGPSIASRPDSPSFPFEKLRAPYHKVVFISMGSILTKDVELYKLCFAAFQDIPAQFVLSYGRDTELESLGEYIPPNFIVEPYVPQLEVLQQADAFITHAGMNSTSEALYFHVPLVMIPLSSDQPIVAKRVEELGAGIRLDRGQLTPTALKDALLQVLNESTYKQHAIQVGDSLRNAGGYQEAARCIMSLYSVPN, from the coding sequence GTGGCACGCGTACTGTATGTTACGATTCCAGCAGATGGTCACGTGAATCCTACATTGGGATTAGTGAAGCAGCTAGTCGACAACGGAGAAGAAGTCGTCTATATGTGTTCAGAAGAATATCGGGATAGGCTTGCCCAGACTGGGGCGCAATTCCGCGCTTATCAATCGGAAGAACAAGTATCTCGTGATTTGGGTTTTAACCCAACAGAATTCAAACACCCTCTTCATTTCACTGATTTTATGCTCCGAGGCATTATTGAACCCTGCATTCCCAAGATACTCAGGCAGATAGAAAACGAATCATTTGATTACTTGATTTTTGACTCCTTGTTTGGGTGGGGAGGGGCAATCTTAGGTGAGAGGTTAGGAATCCCGACGATTTGCTCCGTAACCAACCTGGCATTTGCTGAACCGCTCAGCCATATTGTCGAAGTGTTTGATGCAAGCGATGCTGTAGATGTGGATGCACTTTATGAACGAGTGACGCAGACTGCACAGAGCATCGCACGTGTATGCAACGTAGCCGTCCCTGCCATTGAAGATATTACCCGCCAGTATGGGGATATGAAGATTGTCTTTACCAGCCGTGAATTCCAGCCAGATGCTGACAAGCTGGACGATAGCTACATATTTACAGGACCGTCGATTGCGTCGCGCCCTGATTCTCCTTCGTTTCCGTTTGAAAAACTTCGCGCTCCATACCATAAGGTCGTATTCATTTCCATGGGCAGTATTTTGACCAAGGATGTGGAATTGTACAAACTGTGCTTTGCAGCCTTTCAAGATATTCCGGCTCAATTCGTACTATCTTACGGAAGAGACACGGAGCTGGAGTCGCTGGGTGAATATATTCCACCAAACTTCATCGTGGAGCCGTACGTTCCGCAACTGGAAGTGCTCCAGCAAGCCGATGCTTTTATTACACATGCTGGCATGAACAGTACGAGTGAGGCTCTCTATTTTCATGTGCCACTCGTCATGATTCCATTAAGCTCCGATCAACCGATTGTGGCAAAGCGGGTGGAGGAGCTGGGAGCGGGGATTAGGTTAGATAGAGGGCAGCTCACACCGACAGCATTGAAAGATGCTTTGCTGCAAGTGTTGAACGAATCCACCTATAAACAGCACGCGATACAAGTAGGGGACTCTTTGCGTAATGCTGGCGGATACCAAGAAGCTGCAAGATGTATTATGTCTTTGTATTCCGTGCCGAATTAA